The genome window CTCAATGGTATATGGGATGATAAAGCAGCATAAGGGCCATATCAATGTCTATAGTGAATCCGGGAGGGGAACAACATTCAAAATATATCTGCCGCTGGTAAAAGCAGCGGCTGATGAAGAAACAAAATCAAGAGAACATACGAGTATGATGGGCGGAGTGGAGTCCATCCTGCTGTCGGAAGACGATGCAGATGTCAGAAAACTCACGAAAAACGTGCTTGAGGAGGCCGGTTATACGGTCATCGAAGCGGAGGACGGCGAGGAAGCGCTGAACAAGTTCAAGGAGAATGAAAGCAGCATCCGTCTCCTTCTCCTTGACGTGATAATGCCGAAGAAAGACGGCAAGGCGGTATACGAGGAAATCCGCAAGACCCATCCTGTGATAAAAGCGCTGTTCATGAGCGGCTATACCGCAAACATCATTCATAAAAAAGGGATCCTTGAAAAAGACCTGAATTTTATTTCAAAACCCGTTGCCCCTGCTGAACTCCTGCGAATGGTGCGGAATGTCCTGGATACCTGAGAGAAAAAGCGTGCCTGTTATTTCCGTTCAGAACTTGACGGAGACGCGCGAAGCTTTGAAGCGTGGCATTCCCGCTGATCCATCATTCCCGAAGAGCCTGCCCCGGCATTAAGTAAGCCGGGGATTCCGGGATGCCCTGCCGACAAACAAGGATTGACAAACACGTCCACTTTGGCTATAGTGTGCAGGCTTACGATACGACTTTTCATTGAAAGGAGAACCATCCCATGCGTGAGAGACAGAAGGAACTGAAACGCAAACGTAAACGCAAAGACGAAACCCTGAAAATCAAGACCAAGGCGGCAAAAGCCGAGGCTGTGGCAAAAAAAGGGAACTAGCACATGCCGTTCAGGCGTATTCGTTGTACAGCCGCATTTATCCTGCCCGTACTACTCTGTTTGTCTGTGCTGATTCCCGCGGGTTGCGCTCCCAAACTGTCACCGGAACCAACATGGGAAAAAAATGCCCGCGAACTCCTCGACCAGGCCGACTCCCTGTTCTCCAAAAAACAGTACGAGCAGTCCTCGAAGACCGTGGATGTTTTTTTCTCCCGTTTCCCGGAAAGCAAACACCGGGACCGGGCGCTCTATCTTCTGGGCGAGATCCGTTTTACGCAGCGAGACTACCCGCAGGCGCTGAGCTATTACAAGGATATCATCGAGAAATTCCCCTCGTCTTCGTTCATTGTCCTGGCGCGCTACAAACTCGGACTATGCTACTTTGAGCTCAAGGAATATGACCTCGCCATTGCCAACCTTGAGGACCGGAGCAAGGTCATTGATCCGGCGCAGCTCAAGCGCAGCGCGGAGGTCCTCTCCGCCGCGTATGTGACAAAAAAGAACTTTCTGCCTGCGGTGAAGGAGCTCTTGTCGCTCACCGAGATTGCGCAGAACGAACGCCAGAAAACCGGATACCGTGACAGGATCCGGGAGATCGTTGACAGGAACCTGGCGGAAGAGGAACTCAGGACCCTTGCTGATGGCTCCTCGTATCCCGCTGACATCGCCCGGTTGCGGTTGGCTGCACTCATGATCGAACAGCGGCAGTACCGGGAAGCCATATCGGTGAGCAGGGACTTCCTCGAAAAATTTCCTGCTCACCCCGAGAGAATGCGGGGGGAAATGCTCCTGAATGAGGCCACCTCCGGGCTCTCCTCGCCAAGATACCATCTGGCCGCGCTCCTGCCCCAATCGGGCCAGCTTGCCTTTTTCGGAGACCGGGTGCTGAAGGGCATCCAGCTCGCGGTGCATACGTATAATCTCCAGGCCCCCGATGACCGGGTGGAACTTCTGGTGAAGGACACCGAAGGTTCTCCCGAAAAAACCGTGGCAGCGCTCGCCGAGCTCTCATCCAAAAACATCGTGGCGGCCATCGGGCCTTTGCTGACCAAGGAGGCGGAAGCGCTCGTTCCCTCCCTTGAAAAGCTGAAGATCCCCGTAATCACGCCCGCAGCCTCGGGCGAAGGTCTCGGAACGATCAGTCCCTGGCTGTTTCGAAACGCCCTGACGAATTCCATCCAGGCAACGGCAGCCGCCCAGTTCGCGCTTGGGCTCAACCTTAAAAAGTTCGTGATCGTCCACCCCGATGATGCCTATGGCAGGGACCTGGCGCGCCTCTTCGCCAGGGACCTGGAACAGAAGGCCGAGATCCTCGCTGTCATAGCCTATCCGCCTGACGTAAAGGACTTCGGCCCGTATGTGAGAAAGATCATCGAGACCGATCTTCGCTCCCGGAAGATAATCATTCCGGAGGACGACCTCGAGAGGAAAAAGCTCTTCAATGAGTATCTGCCGAGCTTCGATGCCCTGTACCTCCCCGGCCATGCCGAGAAGGTCGGATTGCTCATCCCCCAGCTCGCCTTTTACAATATCAAGGGCATCGTTATGATCGGGTCGAACAACTGGCATACGCCGGACCTGATCGAGCGGGCCGACCGGCATGCTGAGGGAGCGGTCTTCATAGACGGGTTCTTTCCCGAGAGTACGGACCCGTTGATCAAGCCGGTCATCGAGGCCTACCGTTCTGCATACCAGGAAGAGCCGGACATTCTCGCGGCCCAGGCCTACGACGCGGCCATGATGGTCCTCTCGCTCCTGAAAGAGCGCAAGGACACGCCACAGGCAATCAGGGACGGCCTGCTCGCGATGAAGGACTATCCCGGAATCTCGGGTACGATCACGTTCCCGGGAAACGGCGAGGCGCTGAAGAAACTATTCATCATTACGATTCAGGACGGGAAGTTCGCGCCGTACACCAACGGAAAATAGCGACGTATATTAAATCCCGACGGATTTATTTGGCCGGATGATAATAGCCTAACCGGGACAGGCGGGAACCAAAAGGAAGATATGGCCACTTTGGTGCTGTTTGAATTAAACGCCATTGTAGGGCAAGGCTTCAGCCTTGCTGACACCGAAAAACCGCAACCCTGAAGGGTAGCCCTACAACTCAATAAGAACATAAGAAAATCCAACTATAGACAATCCGTTGTCGATGAAATAGGCATAAGCAATTAAATACCACGGGCAGGATAAGACCGGATAAAATATTATGGATGAACTGACTATTATACAAAAGATCGTAATCATGGCCCCGCCGCTCATATTCGCCATCGTGCTGCATGAAGTGGCGCATGGCTGGGTTGCGAACAAGCTCGGCGACAACACAGCCCGCAGCATGGGCAGGCTCACGCTGAACCCCATATCGCATATCGATCTCTTCGGCACGATCATCATGCCGCTCCTCCTCTTTGTGATCACGAACGGCAAGATGGTGTTCGGCTACGCCAAACCGGTACCGATCAATCCGTATAACTTCAAAAACCCAAAAAAGGACATGGCCTTCTCATCGCTTGCCGGGCCGGGGATCAACGTGATCATGGCATTGACGTTCTCTTTTCTCCTGCGCGTCGCCGTGCCTCCGCTGGAACCCCTGTTCCCCAAGGCTTCATGGGAGTGGTTTGCGCTGCCCATCACCCTGATGCTGGGTTACGGGGTCGTCATCAATGTCGTGCTTGCCGTACTGAACATGATCCCCATCCCGCCGCTCGATGGGAGCAGGGTTGTGTACTGGCTCCTCCCTGACAAACCAGCGGCCGTCTACTACCGGCTCGAGCCCTATGGCACGCTCATTCTCATGGCGCTCATCATGTTCGGTGCGCTCGGAAAGATCATGACGCCTGTCCTCCGGCCGATCCTGTCGCTATTGCTCGGCGGGGATATTTTTTAAGACGGGTTCAGGGTTCAAAGTTCATAGTTCAGGGGCCAGAAATAAGTTTAGCTGACTCTTTGCGCAGCGATATTTCTAAGTTAAGATTTGATCTTTATCCGTGTTAATAAGCCTGTCCCCGAATGGTTTAATCGGGGATGTCCATCAGTGGTTAAACAAAGAGGGTTTTTTAATGTCTAAACAACGTGTCTTAAGCGGAATGCAGCCGAGCGGTCTCCTGCACCTCGGGAACCTCATGGGCGCCCTGGACAACTGGCGCAGGCTCCAGGACCAATACGAGTGTTACTACTTCATCGCGGACTGGCACGCGCTCACCACGAACTACGCCGACACGTCGAACATTCGCGCGCATAGCCGCGAGATGGTGATCGACTGGCTCGCGGCCGGGCTCGATCCGGAGAAGTCAGTGCTCTTTCAGCAGTCGCTTGTGCCCGAACATGCCGTGCTTCATGTGTTGTTGTCCATGTCAACGCCCCTCCCCTGGCTCGAACGCGTTCCGTCGTACAAGGAAAAGATGGACCAGATCCAGGACCGGGACATGAACACCTACGGTTTTCTCGGCTATCCCGTGCTCCAGGCCGCCGACATCCTCATCTACAAGGCGCATTTCGTGCCGGTCGGCATCGACCAGCTCCCTCACCTGGAACTCACGCGGGAGATCTGCCGCAGGTTCAACCAGCTCTACGGCGGGGTCTTCCCCGAGCCTCAGCCGCTCATGACGGAGTACCCCAAGCTGCCGGGCACGGACGGCCGCAAGATGAGCAAGAGCTACAACAACTGTCTCTACCTTTCCGACAGCCCTGAAGCCATCACTAAAAAAGTGATGCAGATGATCACGGACCCGGCGCGTGTCCGCAGACAGGATCCCGGTAATCCCGATATCTGCCCGCTTTTTGCCCTCAATAAAATATTCGCCCCAAAAGAGTGGTGCGATCATGTTACTGTTGAGTGCCCGCGCGCCGGCATCGGGTGCGTGGATGATAAGAGAGAACTGTTAAAGCATCTTCTCACCTATCTCAAGCCTATTCAGGATCAAC of Nitrospirota bacterium contains these proteins:
- the trpS gene encoding tryptophan--tRNA ligase, yielding MSKQRVLSGMQPSGLLHLGNLMGALDNWRRLQDQYECYYFIADWHALTTNYADTSNIRAHSREMVIDWLAAGLDPEKSVLFQQSLVPEHAVLHVLLSMSTPLPWLERVPSYKEKMDQIQDRDMNTYGFLGYPVLQAADILIYKAHFVPVGIDQLPHLELTREICRRFNQLYGGVFPEPQPLMTEYPKLPGTDGRKMSKSYNNCLYLSDSPEAITKKVMQMITDPARVRRQDPGNPDICPLFALNKIFAPKEWCDHVTVECPRAGIGCVDDKRELLKHLLTYLKPIQDQRKELLAHPKKISEIIQEGSRKARVIAARTLAEANEAMKL
- a CDS encoding penicillin-binding protein activator — protein: MPFRRIRCTAAFILPVLLCLSVLIPAGCAPKLSPEPTWEKNARELLDQADSLFSKKQYEQSSKTVDVFFSRFPESKHRDRALYLLGEIRFTQRDYPQALSYYKDIIEKFPSSSFIVLARYKLGLCYFELKEYDLAIANLEDRSKVIDPAQLKRSAEVLSAAYVTKKNFLPAVKELLSLTEIAQNERQKTGYRDRIREIVDRNLAEEELRTLADGSSYPADIARLRLAALMIEQRQYREAISVSRDFLEKFPAHPERMRGEMLLNEATSGLSSPRYHLAALLPQSGQLAFFGDRVLKGIQLAVHTYNLQAPDDRVELLVKDTEGSPEKTVAALAELSSKNIVAAIGPLLTKEAEALVPSLEKLKIPVITPAASGEGLGTISPWLFRNALTNSIQATAAAQFALGLNLKKFVIVHPDDAYGRDLARLFARDLEQKAEILAVIAYPPDVKDFGPYVRKIIETDLRSRKIIIPEDDLERKKLFNEYLPSFDALYLPGHAEKVGLLIPQLAFYNIKGIVMIGSNNWHTPDLIERADRHAEGAVFIDGFFPESTDPLIKPVIEAYRSAYQEEPDILAAQAYDAAMMVLSLLKERKDTPQAIRDGLLAMKDYPGISGTITFPGNGEALKKLFIITIQDGKFAPYTNGK
- a CDS encoding site-2 protease family protein gives rise to the protein MDELTIIQKIVIMAPPLIFAIVLHEVAHGWVANKLGDNTARSMGRLTLNPISHIDLFGTIIMPLLLFVITNGKMVFGYAKPVPINPYNFKNPKKDMAFSSLAGPGINVIMALTFSFLLRVAVPPLEPLFPKASWEWFALPITLMLGYGVVINVVLAVLNMIPIPPLDGSRVVYWLLPDKPAAVYYRLEPYGTLILMALIMFGALGKIMTPVLRPILSLLLGGDIF
- a CDS encoding response regulator, whose amino-acid sequence is SMVYGMIKQHKGHINVYSESGRGTTFKIYLPLVKAAADEETKSREHTSMMGGVESILLSEDDADVRKLTKNVLEEAGYTVIEAEDGEEALNKFKENESSIRLLLLDVIMPKKDGKAVYEEIRKTHPVIKALFMSGYTANIIHKKGILEKDLNFISKPVAPAELLRMVRNVLDT